TGGCCGCGTAGGACCAATAGCTCGACAAGGCTGTGCGCTCCGCCTCGCCCCGCAGCAGGGCGACCGGATCGGCGAGATCCGCATAGACCATCGCGTGATGCTCGACCATGGCGGCAATCCCGGGGTTTCCGATCATGGCCGCGCCCAGCTCGCCCAAGGCGTAGCGCTTGTCCTCGCACACGGCGACCAGACGCAAACTGACCGCGGCGCGCAGCAGGCGAATCGCGCCTTCGGGCGGAAGCGCCATCCGCTTGGCCAAGGCGTCCGCGCTCTGCGAACCCTCCGCGAGAATCTCGAACAGCTTCAGGCGTACGCACGCAAACAAGACCTGCGAATAGACGAACCCGGCGACGATGTCGAACAGCTCGCGCGCACGTTTCTGTGCAATCGGGCGGGTCAAGGGAAAGGCCGAGGCCCAGCGCTGAAAACCGGGGCTTGCCAGGAGACGGTTGCGTACACCCAACCAGGAATCAAAGATCGACACGTCCTAAACCTCGACGAATGAATAAGAAGGTTAAAGAAAGGTTAAAGGCGAAAATGACCGCTGGGACGTGCAGAGCAGGTCCCTGTCGAAAACCAGGGCTGAAAATCGCGTCCCGCCCGAGCGGCGTCGTCCAACGACACACAATAGGCGGCACACCACAGGCGCGAACGACCGACAGCGGTTGGTTGACGTGCGAACCGACGCGACCTAAACCGCGTCCAGAGCGACATGCGTCATTTTCACTTTGTGTTTGGCGTCGAGGATATCCTCGACCGCGGCAAGACGCGATTTAAGATACTAAATCTTAATCTTTTTAATGCCTTAAACCGCGCCAGCTCCGACGGTCGTCGGAGCTGGCGCGGCCAAGCCAATCCGACAAACGTCGCATCTCTCAACGGGCGCGGTTTAAGCGCGATCGGCGAGGCCCTTCGGCATGATATGACGAGACTCCGACATCAGGACCTCGGCAAGCTGCGCGGACCCCGGACACGGCGGGATCGCATCGATGGCACCCTTGACCAACCCGCGAAGCAGCGCGACCGCGCCGTCCACGCCGAGCTCGCCGGCGGCACTCGGTCGGTTCAGCACGGCATCGCGCCCGACCGGCTTGCCGACCTCTTGCGCGCTGGCGGCGACGTCACGCAGATCGTCCGCGACCTGATAGGCTTCGCCGATCTTGTCGCCGACCACGCGCCAAGCGTCTGCATCGGCACCGGCCACCTGGGCACCGGCCGCGGTTGCGGCAGCAAAAAGCGCGCCCGTCTTCGCTCGGTGATAGTCTGCGACCGAGACCTTGGGCTCGCATTCCCAGGCTTGCCCCGCGACGATGCCGGACGGCATCCCGACGGCTCGGCTGACGGTCATCAGCAGCGGCGCCAAACGCTCGGGGCTGTTGCCCAAGACACGGGCAAGGTTCTCGAAGGCGAGGACGATCAAGGCATCGCCGGCCAGCAC
The sequence above is drawn from the Thiocapsa rosea genome and encodes:
- a CDS encoding polyprenyl synthetase family protein yields the protein MDPTTRIEQALAAALESVTTSACPPRLAEAVRHAVFPSGARVRPRLCLAVAAACGSRDVEAADAAGASIELLHCASLVHDDLPCFDDSPLRRGLPSVHRAYGEPLAVLAGDALIVLAFENLARVLGNSPERLAPLLMTVSRAVGMPSGIVAGQAWECEPKVSVADYHRAKTGALFAAATAAGAQVAGADADAWRVVGDKIGEAYQVADDLRDVAASAQEVGKPVGRDAVLNRPSAAGELGVDGAVALLRGLVKGAIDAIPPCPGSAQLAEVLMSESRHIMPKGLADRA